From the Hypomesus transpacificus isolate Combined female unplaced genomic scaffold, fHypTra1 scaffold_139, whole genome shotgun sequence genome, one window contains:
- the zyg11 gene encoding protein zyg-11 homolog isoform X3, with product MACNFLTTDEASPASLTDLCLSYMTCNLERFCVKQADGSLCLRESLVFPQELADQLLAKMATEGLLNDSTVGVFRSCEYLRLRRACIRTARISAEAFQRALCPHRLLELDAARVNADLTIDDILQGLATNKHCQESLQRLVLTGLTMSSQEEPGHHGFSSLPALRSLSLASVDFYDAGLVDACSLARLESLDLSNTSVTNLTPLLRLKGRLRSLTLHQMKRLEMSTAQLLAVIGQLDALQHLDISDDKQFTSDVARQLLCQPGVLPNLLSLDVSGRKQVTDAAVKAFVEDRPGMTFVGLLATDAGFSPFLSGEGSLQVTGEANESQICEALRRYSEREGFVREALFHLFSLTHIMEKPRPDILKQTFLLSPSSLLSSQLVVLGMTKHPATLNVQLAASACVFNLTKQDLAAGMPVKLLGTVTQLLLAAMTTFPNHQQLQKNCLLSLCSDRVLQEVPFNRFEAAKLVMQWLCNHEDQNMQRMAVAIISILAAKLSTEQTAHLGAELFIVKQLLHIVRQKASQGVVDATLKFTLSALWNLTDESPTTCRHFIENQGLDLFISVLESFPTESSIQQKVLGLLNNIAEVGELHMELMVQGFLDHLRSLLHSPEVEVSYFAAGILAHLTSRGEQAWGLGLELRDTMLEQLHSAILKWPTPECEMVAYRSFGPFFPLLECFHTPGVQLWAAWAMLHVCSKNAARYCSMLLEEGGLEGLRRVHTHPDTHPDVRSLVDSILLNLHTHAARTGQHTHTESQAP from the exons ATGGCCTGCAATTTTCTGACAACG GATGAGGCGTCTCCCGCTTCTCTCACGGACCTGTGTCTGTCGTACATGACCTGCAACCTCGAGCGCTTCTGTGTGAAACAGGCAGACGGCTCGCTCTGTCTCCGGGAGTCCCTGGTCTTCCCGCAGGAGCTCGCGGACCAGCTGCTGGCTAAGATGGCCACGGAAG ggctgctGAATGACAGTACGGTGGGGGTATTTCGGAGCTGTGAGTACCTGCGTTTGAGGCGAGCGTGTATCCGCACGGCGAGGATCTCTGCGGAGGCGTTCCAGCGAGCGCTCTGCCCTCACAGGCTGCTGGAGCTTGACGCGGCCAGGGTCAACGCAGACCTCACCATCGATGACATACTGCAGGGCCTCGCCACCAATAAACACTGCCAG gaGAGCCTGCAGCGTCTGGTCCTGACTGGTCTGACCATGTCCTCCCAGGAGGAGCCGGGGCACCATGGCTTCAGCTCCCTGCCCGCCCTGCGCTCGCTGTCCCTGGCCAGCGTGGACTTCTACGACGCGGGGCTGGTGGACGCCTGCTCCCTGGCCCGGCTGGAGAGCCTGGACCTGTCCAACACCTCCGTCACTAACCTGACGCCCCTGCTGAGGCTGAAGGGTCGGCTGCGCTCGCTCACCCTGCACCAGATGAAGAGACTGGAGATGAGCACCGCTCAGCTGCTGGCTGTCATAGGGCAGCTGGAcgccctgcag cacCTGGACATTAGTGATGATAAGCAGTTCACGTCTGACGTGGCCCGGCAGCTGCTGTGCCAGCCTGGCGTCCTGCCCAACCTGCTGTCCCTGGACGTGTCTGGCAGGAAGCAG gtgactGATGCGGCGGTGAAGGCGTTTGTGGAGGACAGACCAGGGATGACCTTTGTGGGGCTTCTGGCCACAGACGCAGGcttctcccccttcctgtctggagagggcagcCTGCAG gtgaccGGAGAGGCTAATGAATCTCAGATCTGTGAGGCGTTGCGGCGCTACAGTGAGAGGGAAGGCTTCGTGAGAGAGGCCCTCTTCCACCTGTTCAGCCTCACACACATCATGGAGAAACCACGGCCAGACATCCtcaag CAAacattccttctctccccctcctctctcctgtcctctcagcTGGTGGTTCTGGGCATGACCAAGCACCCTGCCACCCTGAACGTCCAGCTGGCAGCCAGTGCCTGTGTGTTCAACCTGACCAAGCAGGACCTGGCAGCAGGTATGCCTGTCAAACTGCTGGGCACCGTCACACAGCTACTGCTGGCTGCCATGACGACCTTCCCCAACCACCAGCAG CTGCAGAAGAACTGCCTGCTGTCTCTGTGCAGCGACAGAGTCCTACAGGAGGTGCCTTTCAACAG gtTCGAGGCAGCTAAGCTGGTAATGCAGTGGCTGTGTAACCATGAAGACCAGAACATGCAGAGGATGGCTGTAGCCATCATCTCCATCCTGGcagccaag ttgtctaCAGAGCAGACGGCCCACTTAGGAGCAGAGCTTTTCATAGTGAAG CAGCTGCTCCACATCGTGCGTCAGAAGGCATCCCAGGGCGTGGTGGATGCCACCCTCAAGTTCACACTGAGCGCGCTCTGGAACCTCACAGACGAATCACCAACCACCTGCCGCCATTTTATAGAAAACCAGGGTCTGGATCTGTTCATCAGCGTTCTAGAG TCCTTCCCTACAGAGTCTTCCATCCAGCAGAAGGTTCTGGGGCTACTG aACAACATAGCGGAGGTAGGAGAGCTGCACATGGAGCTGATGGTGCAGGGCTTCCTGGATCACCTGCGCTCCCTGCTGCACAGCccggaggtggaggtgagctaCTTTGCCGCAGGGATCCTGGCCCACCTCACCTCCCGAGGGGAGCAGGCCTGGGGCCTGGGCCTGGAACTGAGAGACACCATGCTGGAGCAATTG CACTCTGCCATCCTGAAGTGGCCGACTCCAGAATGTGAGATGGTGGCCTACAG gTCTTTCGGTCCGTTCTTCCCCCTGCTGGAGTGTTTCCACACTCCTGGAGTCCAGCTGTGGGCGGCCTGGGCCATGCTGCACGTCTGCAGCAAGaatg CGGCACGGTACTGCAGcatgctgctggaggaggggggtctggaggggctgcggcgggtgcacacacaccccgACACACACCCTGACGTCAGGAGCCTGGTGGACAGCATCCTGCtcaacctgcacacacacgcagcacgcaccggccagcacacacacacag AGAGCCAAGCCCCCTAA
- the zyg11 gene encoding protein zyg-11 homolog isoform X2: MACNFLTTDEASPASLTDLCLSYMTCNLERFCVKQADGSLCLRESLVFPQELADQLLAKMATEGLLNDSTVGVFRSCEYLRLRRACIRTARISAEAFQRALCPHRLLELDAARVNADLTIDDILQGLATNKHCQESLQRLVLTGLTMSSQEEPGHHGFSSLPALRSLSLASVDFYDAGLVDACSLARLESLDLSNTSVTNLTPLLRLKGRLRSLTLHQMKRLEMSTAQLLAVIGQLDALQHLDISDDKQFTSDVARQLLCQPGVLPNLLSLDVSGRKQVTDAAVKAFVEDRPGMTFVGLLATDAGFSPFLSGEGSLQVTGEANESQICEALRRYSEREGFVREALFHLFSLTHIMEKPRPDILKLVVLGMTKHPATLNVQLAASACVFNLTKQDLAAGMPVKLLGTVTQLLLAAMTTFPNHQQLQKNCLLSLCSDRVLQEVPFNRFEAAKLVMQWLCNHEDQNMQRMAVAIISILAAKLSTEQTAHLGAELFIVKQLLHIVRQKASQGVVDATLKFTLSALWNLTDESPTTCRHFIENQGLDLFISVLEVRRHTHTHLTHLSFFKPLPPSLSLPPPQSFPTESSIQQKVLGLLNNIAEVGELHMELMVQGFLDHLRSLLHSPEVEVSYFAAGILAHLTSRGEQAWGLGLELRDTMLEQLHSAILKWPTPECEMVAYRSFGPFFPLLECFHTPGVQLWAAWAMLHVCSKNAARYCSMLLEEGGLEGLRRVHTHPDTHPDVRSLVDSILLNLHTHAARTGQHTHTESQAP, translated from the exons ATGGCCTGCAATTTTCTGACAACG GATGAGGCGTCTCCCGCTTCTCTCACGGACCTGTGTCTGTCGTACATGACCTGCAACCTCGAGCGCTTCTGTGTGAAACAGGCAGACGGCTCGCTCTGTCTCCGGGAGTCCCTGGTCTTCCCGCAGGAGCTCGCGGACCAGCTGCTGGCTAAGATGGCCACGGAAG ggctgctGAATGACAGTACGGTGGGGGTATTTCGGAGCTGTGAGTACCTGCGTTTGAGGCGAGCGTGTATCCGCACGGCGAGGATCTCTGCGGAGGCGTTCCAGCGAGCGCTCTGCCCTCACAGGCTGCTGGAGCTTGACGCGGCCAGGGTCAACGCAGACCTCACCATCGATGACATACTGCAGGGCCTCGCCACCAATAAACACTGCCAG gaGAGCCTGCAGCGTCTGGTCCTGACTGGTCTGACCATGTCCTCCCAGGAGGAGCCGGGGCACCATGGCTTCAGCTCCCTGCCCGCCCTGCGCTCGCTGTCCCTGGCCAGCGTGGACTTCTACGACGCGGGGCTGGTGGACGCCTGCTCCCTGGCCCGGCTGGAGAGCCTGGACCTGTCCAACACCTCCGTCACTAACCTGACGCCCCTGCTGAGGCTGAAGGGTCGGCTGCGCTCGCTCACCCTGCACCAGATGAAGAGACTGGAGATGAGCACCGCTCAGCTGCTGGCTGTCATAGGGCAGCTGGAcgccctgcag cacCTGGACATTAGTGATGATAAGCAGTTCACGTCTGACGTGGCCCGGCAGCTGCTGTGCCAGCCTGGCGTCCTGCCCAACCTGCTGTCCCTGGACGTGTCTGGCAGGAAGCAG gtgactGATGCGGCGGTGAAGGCGTTTGTGGAGGACAGACCAGGGATGACCTTTGTGGGGCTTCTGGCCACAGACGCAGGcttctcccccttcctgtctggagagggcagcCTGCAG gtgaccGGAGAGGCTAATGAATCTCAGATCTGTGAGGCGTTGCGGCGCTACAGTGAGAGGGAAGGCTTCGTGAGAGAGGCCCTCTTCCACCTGTTCAGCCTCACACACATCATGGAGAAACCACGGCCAGACATCCtcaag cTGGTGGTTCTGGGCATGACCAAGCACCCTGCCACCCTGAACGTCCAGCTGGCAGCCAGTGCCTGTGTGTTCAACCTGACCAAGCAGGACCTGGCAGCAGGTATGCCTGTCAAACTGCTGGGCACCGTCACACAGCTACTGCTGGCTGCCATGACGACCTTCCCCAACCACCAGCAG CTGCAGAAGAACTGCCTGCTGTCTCTGTGCAGCGACAGAGTCCTACAGGAGGTGCCTTTCAACAG gtTCGAGGCAGCTAAGCTGGTAATGCAGTGGCTGTGTAACCATGAAGACCAGAACATGCAGAGGATGGCTGTAGCCATCATCTCCATCCTGGcagccaag ttgtctaCAGAGCAGACGGCCCACTTAGGAGCAGAGCTTTTCATAGTGAAG CAGCTGCTCCACATCGTGCGTCAGAAGGCATCCCAGGGCGTGGTGGATGCCACCCTCAAGTTCACACTGAGCGCGCTCTGGAACCTCACAGACGAATCACCAACCACCTGCCGCCATTTTATAGAAAACCAGGGTCTGGATCTGTTCATCAGCGTTCTAGAGgtacggagacacacacacacacacttgactcatctttctttttttaaacctctccctccctccctctctcttccccccccacaGTCCTTCCCTACAGAGTCTTCCATCCAGCAGAAGGTTCTGGGGCTACTG aACAACATAGCGGAGGTAGGAGAGCTGCACATGGAGCTGATGGTGCAGGGCTTCCTGGATCACCTGCGCTCCCTGCTGCACAGCccggaggtggaggtgagctaCTTTGCCGCAGGGATCCTGGCCCACCTCACCTCCCGAGGGGAGCAGGCCTGGGGCCTGGGCCTGGAACTGAGAGACACCATGCTGGAGCAATTG CACTCTGCCATCCTGAAGTGGCCGACTCCAGAATGTGAGATGGTGGCCTACAG gTCTTTCGGTCCGTTCTTCCCCCTGCTGGAGTGTTTCCACACTCCTGGAGTCCAGCTGTGGGCGGCCTGGGCCATGCTGCACGTCTGCAGCAAGaatg CGGCACGGTACTGCAGcatgctgctggaggaggggggtctggaggggctgcggcgggtgcacacacaccccgACACACACCCTGACGTCAGGAGCCTGGTGGACAGCATCCTGCtcaacctgcacacacacgcagcacgcaccggccagcacacacacacag AGAGCCAAGCCCCCTAA
- the zyg11 gene encoding protein zyg-11 homolog isoform X5 — MACNFLTTDEASPASLTDLCLSYMTCNLERFCVKQADGSLCLRESLVFPQELADQLLAKMATEGLLNDSTVGVFRSCEYLRLRRACIRTARISAEAFQRALCPHRLLELDAARVNADLTIDDILQGLATNKHCQESLQRLVLTGLTMSSQEEPGHHGFSSLPALRSLSLASVDFYDAGLVDACSLARLESLDLSNTSVTNLTPLLRLKGRLRSLTLHQMKRLEMSTAQLLAVIGQLDALQHLDISDDKQFTSDVARQLLCQPGVLPNLLSLDVSGRKQVTDAAVKAFVEDRPGMTFVGLLATDAGFSPFLSGEGSLQVTGEANESQICEALRRYSEREGFVREALFHLFSLTHIMEKPRPDILKLVVLGMTKHPATLNVQLAASACVFNLTKQDLAAGMPVKLLGTVTQLLLAAMTTFPNHQQLQKNCLLSLCSDRVLQEVPFNRFEAAKLVMQWLCNHEDQNMQRMAVAIISILAAKLSTEQTAHLGAELFIVKQLLHIVRQKASQGVVDATLKFTLSALWNLTDESPTTCRHFIENQGLDLFISVLESFPTESSIQQKVLGLLNNIAEVGELHMELMVQGFLDHLRSLLHSPEVEVSYFAAGILAHLTSRGEQAWGLGLELRDTMLEQLHSAILKWPTPECEMVAYRSFGPFFPLLECFHTPGVQLWAAWAMLHVCSKNAARYCSMLLEEGGLEGLRRVHTHPDTHPDVRSLVDSILLNLHTHAARTGQHTHTESQAP; from the exons ATGGCCTGCAATTTTCTGACAACG GATGAGGCGTCTCCCGCTTCTCTCACGGACCTGTGTCTGTCGTACATGACCTGCAACCTCGAGCGCTTCTGTGTGAAACAGGCAGACGGCTCGCTCTGTCTCCGGGAGTCCCTGGTCTTCCCGCAGGAGCTCGCGGACCAGCTGCTGGCTAAGATGGCCACGGAAG ggctgctGAATGACAGTACGGTGGGGGTATTTCGGAGCTGTGAGTACCTGCGTTTGAGGCGAGCGTGTATCCGCACGGCGAGGATCTCTGCGGAGGCGTTCCAGCGAGCGCTCTGCCCTCACAGGCTGCTGGAGCTTGACGCGGCCAGGGTCAACGCAGACCTCACCATCGATGACATACTGCAGGGCCTCGCCACCAATAAACACTGCCAG gaGAGCCTGCAGCGTCTGGTCCTGACTGGTCTGACCATGTCCTCCCAGGAGGAGCCGGGGCACCATGGCTTCAGCTCCCTGCCCGCCCTGCGCTCGCTGTCCCTGGCCAGCGTGGACTTCTACGACGCGGGGCTGGTGGACGCCTGCTCCCTGGCCCGGCTGGAGAGCCTGGACCTGTCCAACACCTCCGTCACTAACCTGACGCCCCTGCTGAGGCTGAAGGGTCGGCTGCGCTCGCTCACCCTGCACCAGATGAAGAGACTGGAGATGAGCACCGCTCAGCTGCTGGCTGTCATAGGGCAGCTGGAcgccctgcag cacCTGGACATTAGTGATGATAAGCAGTTCACGTCTGACGTGGCCCGGCAGCTGCTGTGCCAGCCTGGCGTCCTGCCCAACCTGCTGTCCCTGGACGTGTCTGGCAGGAAGCAG gtgactGATGCGGCGGTGAAGGCGTTTGTGGAGGACAGACCAGGGATGACCTTTGTGGGGCTTCTGGCCACAGACGCAGGcttctcccccttcctgtctggagagggcagcCTGCAG gtgaccGGAGAGGCTAATGAATCTCAGATCTGTGAGGCGTTGCGGCGCTACAGTGAGAGGGAAGGCTTCGTGAGAGAGGCCCTCTTCCACCTGTTCAGCCTCACACACATCATGGAGAAACCACGGCCAGACATCCtcaag cTGGTGGTTCTGGGCATGACCAAGCACCCTGCCACCCTGAACGTCCAGCTGGCAGCCAGTGCCTGTGTGTTCAACCTGACCAAGCAGGACCTGGCAGCAGGTATGCCTGTCAAACTGCTGGGCACCGTCACACAGCTACTGCTGGCTGCCATGACGACCTTCCCCAACCACCAGCAG CTGCAGAAGAACTGCCTGCTGTCTCTGTGCAGCGACAGAGTCCTACAGGAGGTGCCTTTCAACAG gtTCGAGGCAGCTAAGCTGGTAATGCAGTGGCTGTGTAACCATGAAGACCAGAACATGCAGAGGATGGCTGTAGCCATCATCTCCATCCTGGcagccaag ttgtctaCAGAGCAGACGGCCCACTTAGGAGCAGAGCTTTTCATAGTGAAG CAGCTGCTCCACATCGTGCGTCAGAAGGCATCCCAGGGCGTGGTGGATGCCACCCTCAAGTTCACACTGAGCGCGCTCTGGAACCTCACAGACGAATCACCAACCACCTGCCGCCATTTTATAGAAAACCAGGGTCTGGATCTGTTCATCAGCGTTCTAGAG TCCTTCCCTACAGAGTCTTCCATCCAGCAGAAGGTTCTGGGGCTACTG aACAACATAGCGGAGGTAGGAGAGCTGCACATGGAGCTGATGGTGCAGGGCTTCCTGGATCACCTGCGCTCCCTGCTGCACAGCccggaggtggaggtgagctaCTTTGCCGCAGGGATCCTGGCCCACCTCACCTCCCGAGGGGAGCAGGCCTGGGGCCTGGGCCTGGAACTGAGAGACACCATGCTGGAGCAATTG CACTCTGCCATCCTGAAGTGGCCGACTCCAGAATGTGAGATGGTGGCCTACAG gTCTTTCGGTCCGTTCTTCCCCCTGCTGGAGTGTTTCCACACTCCTGGAGTCCAGCTGTGGGCGGCCTGGGCCATGCTGCACGTCTGCAGCAAGaatg CGGCACGGTACTGCAGcatgctgctggaggaggggggtctggaggggctgcggcgggtgcacacacaccccgACACACACCCTGACGTCAGGAGCCTGGTGGACAGCATCCTGCtcaacctgcacacacacgcagcacgcaccggccagcacacacacacag AGAGCCAAGCCCCCTAA
- the zyg11 gene encoding protein zyg-11 homolog isoform X4: protein MACNFLTTDEASPASLTDLCLSYMTCNLERFCVKQADGSLCLRESLVFPQELADQLLAKMATEGLLNDSTVGVFRSCEYLRLRRACIRTARISAEAFQRALCPHRLLELDAARVNADLTIDDILQGLATNKHCQESLQRLVLTGLTMSSQEEPGHHGFSSLPALRSLSLASVDFYDAGLVDACSLARLESLDLSNTSVTNLTPLLRLKGRLRSLTLHQMKRLEMSTAQLLAVIGQLDALQHLDISDDKQFTSDVARQLLCQPGVLPNLLSLDVSGRKQVTDAAVKAFVEDRPGMTFVGLLATDAGFSPFLSGEGSLQVTGEANESQICEALRRYSEREGFVREALFHLFSLTHIMEKPRPDILKQTFLLSPSSLLSSQLVVLGMTKHPATLNVQLAASACVFNLTKQDLAAGMPVKLLGTVTQLLLAAMTTFPNHQQLQKNCLLSLCSDRVLQEVPFNRFEAAKLVMQWLCNHEDQNMQRMAVAIISILAAKLSTEQTAHLGAELFIVKQLLHIVRQKASQGVVDATLKFTLSALWNLTDESPTTCRHFIENQGLDLFISVLEVRRHTHTHLTHLSFFKPLPPSLSLPPPQSFPTESSIQQKVLGLLNNIAEVGELHMELMVQGFLDHLRSLLHSPEVEHSAILKWPTPECEMVAYRSFGPFFPLLECFHTPGVQLWAAWAMLHVCSKNAARYCSMLLEEGGLEGLRRVHTHPDTHPDVRSLVDSILLNLHTHAARTGQHTHTESQAP from the exons ATGGCCTGCAATTTTCTGACAACG GATGAGGCGTCTCCCGCTTCTCTCACGGACCTGTGTCTGTCGTACATGACCTGCAACCTCGAGCGCTTCTGTGTGAAACAGGCAGACGGCTCGCTCTGTCTCCGGGAGTCCCTGGTCTTCCCGCAGGAGCTCGCGGACCAGCTGCTGGCTAAGATGGCCACGGAAG ggctgctGAATGACAGTACGGTGGGGGTATTTCGGAGCTGTGAGTACCTGCGTTTGAGGCGAGCGTGTATCCGCACGGCGAGGATCTCTGCGGAGGCGTTCCAGCGAGCGCTCTGCCCTCACAGGCTGCTGGAGCTTGACGCGGCCAGGGTCAACGCAGACCTCACCATCGATGACATACTGCAGGGCCTCGCCACCAATAAACACTGCCAG gaGAGCCTGCAGCGTCTGGTCCTGACTGGTCTGACCATGTCCTCCCAGGAGGAGCCGGGGCACCATGGCTTCAGCTCCCTGCCCGCCCTGCGCTCGCTGTCCCTGGCCAGCGTGGACTTCTACGACGCGGGGCTGGTGGACGCCTGCTCCCTGGCCCGGCTGGAGAGCCTGGACCTGTCCAACACCTCCGTCACTAACCTGACGCCCCTGCTGAGGCTGAAGGGTCGGCTGCGCTCGCTCACCCTGCACCAGATGAAGAGACTGGAGATGAGCACCGCTCAGCTGCTGGCTGTCATAGGGCAGCTGGAcgccctgcag cacCTGGACATTAGTGATGATAAGCAGTTCACGTCTGACGTGGCCCGGCAGCTGCTGTGCCAGCCTGGCGTCCTGCCCAACCTGCTGTCCCTGGACGTGTCTGGCAGGAAGCAG gtgactGATGCGGCGGTGAAGGCGTTTGTGGAGGACAGACCAGGGATGACCTTTGTGGGGCTTCTGGCCACAGACGCAGGcttctcccccttcctgtctggagagggcagcCTGCAG gtgaccGGAGAGGCTAATGAATCTCAGATCTGTGAGGCGTTGCGGCGCTACAGTGAGAGGGAAGGCTTCGTGAGAGAGGCCCTCTTCCACCTGTTCAGCCTCACACACATCATGGAGAAACCACGGCCAGACATCCtcaag CAAacattccttctctccccctcctctctcctgtcctctcagcTGGTGGTTCTGGGCATGACCAAGCACCCTGCCACCCTGAACGTCCAGCTGGCAGCCAGTGCCTGTGTGTTCAACCTGACCAAGCAGGACCTGGCAGCAGGTATGCCTGTCAAACTGCTGGGCACCGTCACACAGCTACTGCTGGCTGCCATGACGACCTTCCCCAACCACCAGCAG CTGCAGAAGAACTGCCTGCTGTCTCTGTGCAGCGACAGAGTCCTACAGGAGGTGCCTTTCAACAG gtTCGAGGCAGCTAAGCTGGTAATGCAGTGGCTGTGTAACCATGAAGACCAGAACATGCAGAGGATGGCTGTAGCCATCATCTCCATCCTGGcagccaag ttgtctaCAGAGCAGACGGCCCACTTAGGAGCAGAGCTTTTCATAGTGAAG CAGCTGCTCCACATCGTGCGTCAGAAGGCATCCCAGGGCGTGGTGGATGCCACCCTCAAGTTCACACTGAGCGCGCTCTGGAACCTCACAGACGAATCACCAACCACCTGCCGCCATTTTATAGAAAACCAGGGTCTGGATCTGTTCATCAGCGTTCTAGAGgtacggagacacacacacacacacttgactcatctttctttttttaaacctctccctccctccctctctcttccccccccacaGTCCTTCCCTACAGAGTCTTCCATCCAGCAGAAGGTTCTGGGGCTACTG aACAACATAGCGGAGGTAGGAGAGCTGCACATGGAGCTGATGGTGCAGGGCTTCCTGGATCACCTGCGCTCCCTGCTGCACAGCccggaggtggag CACTCTGCCATCCTGAAGTGGCCGACTCCAGAATGTGAGATGGTGGCCTACAG gTCTTTCGGTCCGTTCTTCCCCCTGCTGGAGTGTTTCCACACTCCTGGAGTCCAGCTGTGGGCGGCCTGGGCCATGCTGCACGTCTGCAGCAAGaatg CGGCACGGTACTGCAGcatgctgctggaggaggggggtctggaggggctgcggcgggtgcacacacaccccgACACACACCCTGACGTCAGGAGCCTGGTGGACAGCATCCTGCtcaacctgcacacacacgcagcacgcaccggccagcacacacacacag AGAGCCAAGCCCCCTAA